A single region of the Candidatus Poribacteria bacterium genome encodes:
- a CDS encoding LamG domain-containing protein: MKKYFWTFAIFALCVVTINATAQVTKGLHFYMPFNEGKGDVVKDVGPKGFEAELHDSVKFVKGKVGTAIEFSEGPALIIDPGGQSELYVEHLTVAVWIHPFEISNTALGDGHVYGNIFYDKSGTSDDNVEFGLGSGEGIYWYINSGQKKMGPFNGADVDTTLSLPNLGLKPKNWYHVVGTFDGEKIQIYVDGKLEGEKDVPNNGPVMVWNDNNIEIGADLIPMGVLTSTKACLTSWRYTIGR; the protein is encoded by the coding sequence ATGAAAAAATATTTTTGGACTTTCGCGATTTTTGCGCTTTGTGTTGTAACCATCAATGCAACTGCACAAGTAACAAAAGGTCTACACTTCTATATGCCGTTCAACGAAGGGAAAGGCGACGTTGTTAAAGATGTCGGTCCGAAGGGGTTTGAAGCAGAACTTCACGACAGTGTAAAATTCGTCAAAGGTAAGGTTGGAACGGCGATTGAATTCTCAGAGGGACCGGCGTTGATAATTGATCCGGGGGGTCAGAGTGAACTTTATGTAGAGCATCTCACTGTCGCTGTCTGGATACATCCGTTCGAAATATCAAACACTGCTCTCGGCGACGGACACGTCTATGGCAACATCTTCTATGACAAATCAGGGACAAGTGACGATAACGTGGAATTTGGACTTGGTAGTGGTGAAGGCATATATTGGTATATCAATTCTGGTCAGAAGAAGATGGGCCCGTTTAATGGTGCCGATGTCGATACAACGCTTTCACTGCCTAATTTAGGTTTAAAACCAAAGAACTGGTATCACGTCGTCGGTACTTTCGACGGTGAGAAAATTCAGATTTACGTTGACGGTAAACTTGAGGGCGAGAAAGATGTCCCAAATAACGGTCCCGTGATGGTCTGGAACGATAATAATATTGAAATCGGGGCAGACCTGATACCAATGGGGGTGCTAACCTCTACAAAGGCTTGCTTGACGAG